In Ochrobactrum vermis, the following proteins share a genomic window:
- a CDS encoding 5-(carboxyamino)imidazole ribonucleotide synthase, with amino-acid sequence MKNSVLKPGETIGIIGGGQLGRMLAMAAARLGFETVILEPQADCPAAQVANRQIVAAYDDPKALAELAAASDVITYEFENVPVSAADRLAESALVLPPPAALEVSQDRFTEKQFLNSSDIETAPWRLVDDEETLIAALGALGERGILKTRRFGYDGKGQVRLTSLDETEAHKAILAINRAPAILEGFVDFEREVSVIAARDRAGNVAIFDIAENVHKDGILATSTVPAAISENTAEAARKAAAKLLNALDYVGVLGLEFFVLKDGTLLANEFAPRVHNSGHWTEAACAVSQFEQHIRAVAGLPLGNTDRHSDCVMENLIGDDVDKVPAILSEKDAVLHLYGKKEARPGRKMGHVTRIHPRGK; translated from the coding sequence ATGAAAAATTCTGTACTAAAGCCCGGCGAGACCATTGGCATTATCGGCGGCGGCCAGCTTGGCAGAATGCTTGCCATGGCCGCAGCACGTCTCGGCTTTGAAACCGTAATCCTGGAGCCGCAGGCCGATTGCCCGGCAGCACAGGTCGCCAATCGCCAGATCGTCGCTGCCTATGACGATCCCAAAGCGCTTGCAGAACTTGCAGCCGCTTCCGACGTCATTACCTACGAATTCGAGAACGTGCCGGTCAGCGCCGCCGACAGATTGGCCGAAAGCGCTCTGGTCCTGCCGCCACCGGCAGCACTCGAAGTCTCGCAGGATCGTTTTACGGAAAAGCAGTTCCTCAACTCCAGCGATATCGAGACAGCCCCCTGGCGTCTTGTGGACGATGAGGAGACCCTGATCGCGGCTCTGGGTGCGCTCGGCGAGCGCGGTATCCTCAAGACGCGGCGCTTTGGTTATGACGGCAAGGGACAGGTCCGGCTGACATCGCTCGACGAGACCGAAGCCCACAAGGCAATTCTGGCGATCAATCGCGCCCCTGCCATCCTCGAAGGCTTCGTCGATTTCGAGCGCGAAGTCTCGGTGATCGCAGCACGCGATCGTGCCGGCAATGTCGCGATTTTCGATATTGCCGAAAATGTGCACAAGGACGGCATCCTTGCAACCTCGACGGTACCGGCTGCCATTTCCGAGAACACGGCAGAAGCCGCCCGCAAGGCCGCTGCAAAGCTTTTGAATGCGCTTGACTATGTCGGCGTGCTCGGGCTTGAATTCTTCGTCCTGAAGGACGGCACGCTTCTGGCAAACGAGTTTGCCCCGCGCGTCCATAATTCGGGCCACTGGACGGAAGCGGCCTGCGCTGTTTCGCAGTTCGAACAGCACATCCGCGCCGTTGCCGGATTGCCTTTGGGCAACACTGACCGGCATTCGGATTGCGTGATGGAAAACCTGATCGGCGATGATGTCGACAAAGTACCGGCGATTCTCTCCGAAAAGGACGCGGTGCTGCATCTTTACGGTAAAAAGGAAGCACGTCCGGGCCGCAAGATGGGGCATGTGACGCGCATCCACCCTCGTGGGAAATAA